The sequence CGGTTATCTTAATCggtatagataaaaataaagacataaaaaagtCGCAAAAATTGGATCAAAGTTGTATTTAATCAATGCAATGGGGTGAAGTGATGAGGCTAAGGTCAACTGTAGGACATGAGCTCTTTTAACCCATCGTAATCAGTTTCAAGCATTTCATCCAATTTATCGTATTGTCACCCGGTGCTGATTGACAAACACGTGTTGGATGCCGGCGACTCTTTTATCAGTTATCCGTTCCCTCTTACAAGGTCGGGAttccttgttttcattttttaaggcaTTTGCACAATCTCACATGGGTCATCAACATGCAACATCGAAACGGAAGCTTGCGACGATCACAGAGCAGATattcaaatataagaattatatttgacGGCTTATcatcgatttttaaattatatgacaaACATTACAAAGCTGTGTATAAATGAAAggatctaataatatattttatgacttaTTTATATTTGTCCAGCTTTTTCACTCCCTATATCCGGATGTTCTCTTAAGCAACgccaaaaaggaaaaaaaaatgcaaatttatttttccaatttgttcttaatgtcttaaaactgaagtattatatttaatatgaccAAGAGATTTTCTACGGAAGTCTAAATTTAAACTCAATATTTGTTgaatgttcaaaattatatataaaaaagaactaaataaatccTTATAAATTTTGTATCGTAGAATTAAATGGAAGATTTTATTCAGCATGGTGTTTTTCGATTCGCATACTTTCTACAAATTGATAATCGTAATCACATGCGTTAAACTTAAAATGGAAATCTGTACAGGATCTAGAACTATCGATTTTAGTATGTgctcagaaaaaaagtaaaaatttaaattagattaaaaataattaaaatattaacacagTCATTTCTTCTACTTCAGGGCACACTATCTTGAAAAAAATACGTTTACattacttagattttttttaaaaaataaccatttagtaataccaaattttgatgcaattttgtttttatttcaatattttttttcataattaatcacaatttgtaacaatattttttttttgttataacgaaatttatatcaattttatcgTTTCATCCAATTTTTCCCTTGAGCACTTTCACCAGTGtcaaagttctaaaaaaaattgcttcttgaAGACATTGATTCcaacaaaaaagaatttccaCTATTGCTTCTCACTGACTTAACAATTTAAGAACAGAAAAATCAAACCTAATTATCGAATTGAGGATgattgactcgaattgaggatgatgaaaattaccttcggaaatggttcttcagtgacgaatccacttttcatgagtcagaaaaagtgaataaacataattgtagaatatggggctcggagaacccgcacggtTATCAAAAGTCAagatttgttcagcgaatttacgaatacataatcgccttcagctgaatgcctacaaagtgcaaattgtgcaagatttacactttaatatcattaataaaattctttgagttgtaatttacgaatacttaATCGGTTTtcgcgtaatattttttattcgaaagttatgaggtacggaaaccccgacaataattaatgaacaccctatattatggtataaaattttgaacaagagGTACGAGAATTTAAggagatttttaattatagatcTCAATTAGATGAAAATACTATGACAAATATCTAAAACTTGATTGTTAAGTAGTTTTgacgaaaatattataaatactaacCTGAAATTACGAGTGCAAAGATGAAAAATTGGTGTTTCCTTTTCCATCATGAGAACAGCTTTTCAAAAAGTAGTTTTCCTACCATAGTTCAACCATCCGAGTAAGAAAACTTGGAAGAATTTGAACAGATGATGAACTGACGCCTCGTTTGGCGGCAAGAAGATGTATAAAATGGACGATTTAACTTCACATTTATGCTCTCCTACAGGTGCTGATATGACAACTgattattttggcattttatacAAACATATCATTTGCCCGCAAATGGAATGCATAAATATAACTTGGCAAGGTTTGTAGGTAAATGAATAGCAGTCCGAGATCTTAATATTCGGTTACCAATAAGGTCCTTCAGTGATCAAGTGGTTCCAGCTCGCGAACTCTGACCACGAGTTGATATTCACTTGCAGAGCATCAGTGACTTTCTTCGTGTAAGGAGTGGGCGAAGGTGAATCTTTGGTGCTTACTGCAGCAAGTTTATAGTTTTCACCATCGTTATTGTCCCAGTACTCTTGTCCATTACACTTGAAACACACGCAGAACTCAACTGTTTCAAATTTAGCTGCAGATGATGGTATGCACAATGTGAAAGAGAAGGTATCGTACTGTGAGTTGCCGGACTGTATACCACTTGGGGCGTAGGAAGCAGCTATATCTTGACTACTGCACCATTTGTCGAAAGTGACCCTCACGAAGACTTCTTTATCGAATGCGATGTTCCTGACCTTGATGGTCCCTGTGATAGTGTCATCACCTTCTCTGACAATGACATTTTCCAGGGAGACATTGTTTTTCTGAATCTTATCTCTGAACGCCAGATAATCAGATGCTGGCTGAGCAAATTGAACTGTCCACtggatgtcagaagtgggatttgGTTTCACACCCTTGATAACTTGTGCCAAGAACTCGTCTGTCCATTTGGGAGGACAGTTTGAAGGTTCTGACATAATCTTAACTTGTGTGAGAGCCAGTCCTTTGTCGTCTGCAAACCAAACACGTTTCTTCCCCTCTCTGCCATTGTCAAAATTGGACTTTTCCATCAAACAGGACCCGAGGTCCCCTAAATTGTCGAAAGCAGAGTTGAGGGTGTTGTTGTGTCTATTGTTATTGTGAAGATCTCTGAAGTGACCGTAACCAAAATCCATAAAAGACGGTGTGTTGAAAATGGGAGGACTGGCAGACAGAATCATCTCCAAATCAATTGGCATGATTACGATTCTTCGGCTGAATGTCGGTTCAATTGAAACCAAGGACGAAGGTCTTCGACCATTTCAAGGATACTGTAaaacgataagaaaaaaaaagattataaaatcgAAAAACAGTAAcaataaaagatatgaaaagtTCAGTATCCAAGTGTGAGATATGATTTAAACTTCACCATACTAAGATCACTATTATGTCTTAAGAGAACTGATAATAAGCTCCGGTAAAAGGTAAATTTTGAAGTGTTTTCTAATCGAAGAGATGAGATGTCTTAAagaatcgatttattttttattaatatgttaagtTCCGATTAAATCAtgtgattcaaatatttattcccaGCACTGCATAAACCAGAGTTGGATAACTTAATGTCGCGGTGGTCAATACattcatgcaaataaaaaataatcagttttcgAAGTGAATGAAGTTTTCAGAAATATAGTATATCTTAGTTACTCATTCTGGTTTCTAAtacacttatttaaaaaagaaatacatataatattaaagtatCACATAGGCACAGAAGTATTTAGATTTGATTAGCGAAGGATTCATATCATTACTACATCTTTCAAATCCAACTATAAAATTAAAGAGCATTCTCAATCCCCGTTTCGATGACCTGTACTCGTCTGGAGAGAGACATTTTCCTCTCTTGTGGCTTTCCGGGATTCTTTGAAATCTGTTTAGTTgccagatttatgaccaaatccgtaagGCCACAGGTCTTCGGAAAGCGGCTTTAGGGTGTTTATAAAAGGAATTACAGACATAAGATAGTCATAAATATTCGAATGTTTAGTAATTAAAGTCGTATGCTATACACTATATGTACTAAATatattggtataattaaaaatgaaatttgaacgaCATTCGCGATTATTCTGCAGTTCATGATGgcaaatatatgtattaaaataattaatatttccttatatGAAAATCGAGATTTATTCTTTACAATTTATGAAAGTATTCAAATAATGTACAGAATTTCTTGTGTTAACTTTTTCAGTCGTCTAAAGCTTTGTGTTCtgcaatattaatttcaaaacaatcaagTCAATGTTCTCAAACTTCTAACAGACAATTTCACCGAGATTATATAGTAATCGGCATATCTTCGGGAAGTGTGAAGAAAGCGGAACGCGATGATAACTAGTAGAGCTTCCGCAGTTATTCTTGGCGGGAAGAGAGCGCCCGAGTCAGGGAAGTCCTAATAAATAAGCTGTCACACCACAGGAAACAACCCAATTTTCTTCCTTATCGAACGTCCCACATTCATCAGGAATAGCTCTGCTTTCCTTTCTGAAGATATACAACAAATATATCCGAAGAGGGGGGggtatatattcttaaaaaattagatCATTCGACTGAAATCGATTTTATTAACTACAACGATATAAAAAGACTATTTGGATGCATCTCTGCAGCTAAATTCTTAcgttttgaaacaaaaactttacACTTATGACCCgttacattattatataaatatttaatatttctatggaaatatttatatatgaaattagtatacaagattatttaaaagtttgtttttcattCTATTTCAAACTCCGGGCTCGTGCAAAAAAGCACCAACTTCAAAATCGTTCTCGAAGTAAAATCACACGATCTTCAAATGTTAAGAACTACATATAAATTaggtttagttcagttatattaacgtcccggtTTCAAAGCattactagggctattttgggatggatctcaaaattttgaatcacagTCGAAAGACAAGGACGACACCCGATATATAAATTAGGAATGAAAAGTATTTAACACGGAAGATATTTAGCATATTAAAGCATTACCTAGCATAAAAAAAAGGGCTAAAATAtgaatgaagaatttaaataaaacgttttgaaccacgagataatttttttttcgaagcgCAGAAGATTACAACCCAAGCATGCACTGAGAAGGGGGAGGGaattattcaagaaaatgaagcaatttcttttcagttccaattttaccattaaaactttaatgaatcCTCAAATATACGATGTCTCGTATCCTTATTATATAAGGAAAggcattcgtttttttttctattagtccTTAAAGTATGTAAGCAAAGCTTTGTATGATCCTGCCAaaccaatgaataaaaattcactgCATCTTTCATAAACTAACAGTTTggagaataaatatatttcaaaaattttaaatatcactataAGGTAAAAGATGCCTTGAAATTTCCAAATAAgctaattatgtatttaaaaaaaacatatgtaatacagatttaaatttttgtagaaaaaatatactAGACAACTAGATATTAGGGCACGCGCATTATCATTACAGGTGTGTCACAGCGGAGTCTCATACAAGAAGCTACCCACCGTTTGAGAATGTTATCACCAAGATGTTTCCGTTTCATTCATCGAGTTCAGCTGAACAAAGAGACCGACATCTGGCATTTATCACGAACGCGTTTCGCTTTCAGATGCACTGAAACGAATGAAGAGTACTGTCAAATGCAGATTGACATTATGCGTGTATGCTGGAACCGCGATTTTAACACTATGCTGTCCAACGATACCACGTTGGTGCCccacgaatttttatttcattttaattgtttattattaattattattcttattacatggaaggtattattattttattttataaatatgatattcaGAAAATCTCAAAAAACGATGACGGCAGCTCTAAACAAAAGAATCTACCCAGATCTGCGAATGGTCTAGTGTTAAACTCTCTTTGAATCATGGAATTACAAAAGAGATAAGCATTTCCAGAGGACTCCGtgcgaaatttaaaaaactaaaaattaaaataggtatcaagaattaaataaaattatgcgaGATTAGACgctcaacttttatttttagaataaaaaaactcaaatttgtcgattctaatatattttagctACGGGAAATGGCGATTAATCGGTAATTAATAATAAcagctaattaataaataaccgATCAACGTGATAAATCGATTCATCATTTTACCAGTCATTAACAACCGATTAATCCCATTAAccttaacatataaaaatttaattaaatgaactaGCATAAGATGCGTAGTTCAACCCAGTCTCGTCACATTAACTGCATCGCATTTGAAGTGAGCCGAATGTAAATTTATCAGTTTCATTTAGTAGTTAGGAAAATAAGACAGTTTTAACAAAGCAGTTAAACAATTTCGTTAGAATATTCGAATCCTTTCTGCGAGAATCATTCATCATAATCAAGATTGGATAGATCAATAGGTTTTAACGTATTATCAGTTCTCAGGAAGAACAAACACTACAATTGTCATTTCCATGTTCACCAAAACCACCACTGCGTCATTAAGCTATGCTCATCATATCTATTTTCAACATATATGAGACaaatggattcaaaaattaaacaggCAGGGCACATTAGATGAATTTTACGCAGTAGCGGATTTCCGCAGTAGTTGCCTAGAGCCGCTGGAGTGAAAAGACGTTTGACCAAGTAGGTCCATTAAGAATATATTAGCGTAGTtgacgaataattttttttaattaaaaattaaatttttggatgtttaaaattaattattaaaatctttactgcacacattaaaatataattatttatagtataCTGATATATTAATTATTCGTTTACTGGTTATGTTCTATTCCATTCGGCAGGTCctgtaaaaaattgaatttaaaatttattattttcttataatatatcaaaaattaaatgcttttatttataagtaatgaaatcattaataattGCGATTAAATTTTGTCtagtattttattactttaattcatttttccgATGATacacgttaaaaaaaataaaacatttttacaaaattaaaataaaatttgtaatttaaatatattattaacatgttGATTAAACTAGAAATAAgttgaaatgtaatattaaatttccaatttattagAAGAAAGGCCACATTATGTGCATTGTATAGGACCTCGAACTTGATCTAGTGAAAGCATTCTTAAGTTTTAAAACAACTAAagcattctttaaaattgttatgCATCATTCCGCTATGGATTAATTcgtttctatttttctttctttttttttatatcttcctaTTAAAATTAGTCTTGAATAGTAACTTTTTTCCTCATAAACCTCAGATTCAAAACTACTGAAACCAAATTGACACCTAGAAATAGAAACAATAACTATCAGAAATATACactgaacttttaataatttatgcattatCGTTCATTCTGACAAGAATCATACCTacttataattaaatcttaacGTTTTGGccgaaatataatgaaatgattttgaagaCAAATAATCTTGCTAATTTTCTGTCAACTTTAACACTCCAGTTGTGTATCCCGCGATTTTCGCGAGTTGCTAATCGGTCCATTTTTCTACTGCATCTAGCGTTTTTTGCAGTTtggagtgtttatttttacgattacagattattttttattatatcatattgtcgtgtaacatatagtatcacttcactttctttgaaaaatatttgaacttatttgcaaacgcatctaaatagtaattttaaaaaattactcggTCAGAGGGTTAactcgacaaatattaatattccttGCCATCTGTATTAATATATCTTTGTTTTTAGTTTCGAATTACCAATTAATTTGTTCAATGAATCAAacgaacaaaatttcaaaagtcagAATCGAGCAAGATGTTTATATGGCACGCATAGCGAAACAATTGCAACACTCAAAAAAGCACGTGGTGCGATGGATCAAAAGACAAGTGTCCAAACGGTTAATTGAATCTTTTCCCGATAAAAAGATTACACCTATAATATAAACTTTACCGATAAACAAGATctaagaatgttttctttttaaacttttctccAGCCGCTGCGGAAAAGAGGGGGAAAAAGTCATTGATAACAAGCAATAGATAACTTATCCTATTTTTTGATTTGGAAGTTTTGTTTATTTCGATTGTTATAGAATTTTTAGGATAAACACCAAAAAAGGTAATTACGATATTTTTGTTGACTGAAGGTCAATTTCGTGGATTTTCTTTTAGCAACACATTTCATGTCCAATTCGTATTTTTATCAAAGTTTCAACATAATTTTaaccgtttttatttttaaaattccagattTAACCTTTTCATAAAATCTGCAAACTtaagaaatcgtcaaaaaatttagtgcttttaatttttcctcaattGAACTGCAGATTATTCTATAAAACAAGTTGTGAAAAATGGTCCCTTTTTTACCAATTGTTTCCGATTGTTTCAATTCCTTTCGAATCTGTCAttgacatttaaaattgttttagaaagctGGAACGATATTTCTTTtactgcactttttttttatcagaattaaaataattacattttactaATGTGTTTACTCGTCAAGCatgcttacattaaaaaaaaaaagattaaaacactGTAATGAAACGATGGTTAAGAAAAATGAACACATACACAAAAACACGTTCTGGCGACTGAATCAAATGTTTTGAAGTTGTTTTTGATCAGCACATTCACCTCAATGGTTTTAATTATCTTGACAATTACATCCGAGTTTAGCAAATTATTGGCTGGCAATTTAACGGCGACATTATCATGCAACCGGCCTatgtttgtaatttataaaagtgaAAGTTAAGAAAACACGAGTTAACCCTTATAAGACTATAACGAATTAAGTATTTAGGAAACATCAGAAATGAAAAGTGACAACgaaattttattgaactttttccaaataaattcttaagcatcaaaaattaagtagaattaaGGAACATATTCATTTCATGAATGGTTAAAAACTACCGATTCTaatattttgcaaacaaaaaaagCCTTAagctatatttcttttaaatctctttGTATAGGGCAATGATACAATTCTATTTTGATGCGACGCTTTTTGAAACCTTAAAATTAATCCTTATTACAGCGGTTGTCAAAGGCTAAtccttttttctctttcttcctCTCCTCGTGTATGCGAAAACTGCGACAAGAACCGTTTCTTCTAGATACGTACTCGCCTGACCTTTTCAAGGTTGACAGTGGCAGCGAATTGAACGGAGGAAATAAACAACTCACTCCAATAACTGAATGGATGATGAACTGACTCGATTCCATCAGTACGGGAAATGCAGCATCAACTTTAATTCAGAAATGATTCCAAAAGCGGAAATGTTTGATGTACTGTCTTCGATTAAACATTCTTATTTACGACAACACCATTGCATTGCAGCGATATTTTTCGACCTTATTTCACGTTTTAAATGGTTTGTTTGGCTTTTTCTTTGCATCTTAAATAAGATATTATCTACAAATGACGGATGGTTAAAACGGG comes from Argiope bruennichi chromosome 2, qqArgBrue1.1, whole genome shotgun sequence and encodes:
- the LOC129958102 gene encoding protein phosphatase 1 regulatory subunit 3B-like, with amino-acid sequence MPIDLEMILSASPPIFNTPSFMDFGYGHFRDLHNNNRHNNTLNSAFDNLGDLGSCLMEKSNFDNGREGKKRVWFADDKGLALTQVKIMSEPSNCPPKWTDEFLAQVIKGVKPNPTSDIQWTVQFAQPASDYLAFRDKIQKNNVSLENVIVREGDDTITGTIKVRNIAFDKEVFVRVTFDKWCSSQDIAASYAPSGIQSGNSQYDTFSFTLCIPSSAAKFETVEFCVCFKCNGQEYWDNNDGENYKLAAVSTKDSPSPTPYTKKVTDALQVNINSWSEFASWNHLITEGPYW